The following coding sequences are from one Macrobrachium rosenbergii isolate ZJJX-2024 chromosome 36, ASM4041242v1, whole genome shotgun sequence window:
- the LOC136825031 gene encoding pre-mRNA-splicing factor RBM22 has product MAMSKSTNTYNRQNWEDSDFPILCQTCLGDNPYVRMMRDRYGKECKICTRPFTVFRWCPGARMRFKKTEVCQTCAKLKNVCQTCLLDLEYGLPTQVRDSALSLTDDMPKSEVNKEFYIQNMERQMAATSDGSTPGGVLGKTKTHSEMLLRLARTTPYYKRNRPHICSFWVKGECKRGEECPYRHEKPTDPDDPLADQNIKDRYYGVNDPVADKLLKRAAAMPRLEPPEDKSITTLYVGNLGDRIGEKELRDHFYQYGELRSVNVVAKQQYAFVQFTTRAASEVAAERTFNKLIIQGRRLNIKWGRSQARQGALGGMEGLEGEDVAPQPLEPVPGLPALPPPPEELQNNFFNLPSAAASIPLPPGQGPPTSGAPTIRPPRPPGQAPPRPPVPPPGGIPGGPPPLGPLGPRPPGVPPAPPGHLPPLQPPPFFPPHLRAPLRPPPGVRPPAFFPQPPPIPGVGPPPPLTHGIIHYPSQDPTQMGANPDKK; this is encoded by the exons ATGGCTATGTCCAAGAGCACCAACACGTATAACAGGCAAAATTGGGAAGATTCC GACTTCCCAATATTGTGTCAGACATGTTTGGGAGACAATCCATATGTGCGGATGATGCGAGATCGCTATGGTAAAGAATGTAAGATCTGTACAAGGCCTTTCACAGTCTTCCGATG GTGTCCTGGGGCAAGGATGAGGTTCAAAAAGACAGAGGTCTGCCAGACTTGTGCAAAGCTTAAGAACGTGTGCCAAACTTGTTTGCTGGATCTGGAATATGGCCTTCCAACACAG GTGAGGGACTCTGCTTTAAGCCTAACAGATGACATGCCCAAGAGTGAAGTCAATAAGGaattttacattcaaaatatgGAACGCCAGATGGCAGCAACATCTGATGGaagcacacctggaggagttttgggtaaaacaaaaacacattctGAGATGTTGTTGCGTCTTGCCCGCACAACACCATACTACAAACGCAATAGACCACACATCTGTTCTTTTTGGGTTAAAGGAGAATGTAAAAGAGGAGAGGAGTGTCCTTATCGTCACGAAAAACCAACAGACCCGGATGACCCACTTGCTGATCAAAATATCAAAGACCGTTATTATGGTGTTAATGACCCTGTTGCAGACAAACTCCTAAAGAGAGCAGCAGCAATGCCACGGTTGGAACCACCAGAGGATAAGTCAATTACAACTCTGTACGTAGGTAACCTTGGTGACAGAATTGGAGAAAAGGAACTACGTGATCATTTCTATCAGTACGGGGAGTTACGAAGTGTTAACGTAGTGGCAAAACAGCAATATGCTTTTGTTCAGTTTACCACAAGAGCTGCATCAGAGGTAGCTGCTGAACGTACTTTTAATAAACTTATCATACAGGGTCGCCGTTTGAACATAAAGTGGGGTCGTTCACAAGCCAGACAGGGAGCATTAGGTGGCATGGAAGGCCTTGAAGGAGAAGATGTTGCACCTCAGCCATTAGAACCAGTACCAGGTCTCCCAGcacttccccctcctcctgaAGAACTGCAGAATAACTTCTTTAACCTACCCTCTGCAGCAGCCAGTATACCTTTGCCTCCTGGTCAAGGTCCTCCAACGTCAGGGGCACCAACTATACGACCACCAAGGCCACCAGGCCAAGCACCACCAAGACCACCAGTTCCACCACCTGGAGGCATTCCAGGTGGACCTCCACCACTAGGACCATTGGGTCCTCGGCCTCCTGGTGTGCCACCAGCTCCTCCTGGCCATTTACCGCCTCTACAGCCACCTCCATTTTTTCCTCCTCATTTGCGGGCACCTCTTCGTCCACCTCCTGGTGTTCGTCCCCCGGCATTCTTCCCTCAGCCACCACCTATTCCCGGAGTcggtcctccccctcctcttactCATGGTATTATTCATTATCCATCACAGGATCCTACTCAGATGGGTGCAAATCCAGATAAGAAATAG